DNA from Deltaproteobacteria bacterium:
CTTTATCCATGCCCGTGCCTATAATAGCGACATCGATTCCCCTGCTGTTAAAAATATTGGCGTCACTTCCCCCGCCGCCGACCCGCAAATTGACCTTTTCCCCGAGATTGGCCGCACTTTTTTCAGCGAGCGCTATGGGCCTGCATTTCCTGTCCAGCTTCATGAGGGGGTAGTCATTACTGATCTCCACTTCAAGGTCTGCTTTTAAGGGTGAAGCCGATAGAGAGTTCATCTGAACAAGGGTCTTCCTGATGCAATCCACCATGTGGTCCGTCTGGGTTTTCAGCTTGTCGGCATTGCGGCTCCTGGCTTCACCTTCTATTATTGTTACACCGGGGACAATATTTGTGGCGCTGCCACCTCTAATGGTTCCAATGTTGGCTGTTGTCTCTTCGTCTATTCTTCCCAGTTTCATTTTGGAAATGGCCCTGCTTGCAATTTCGATGGCGCTTATACCATTTTCAGGAGCCAGGCCTGCATGAGATTCGATGCCGCGAATAATGAATTTGATATGGTTGGCCGCCGGCGCCGCATAAATGACTGAACAGCTGTCTGTTGAATCGAGGGCATAGCCGAAAGAGGTTTCCAGCTCAGAGGTATTAAAGGCCTTGGCTCCAAGAAGGCCGATTTCTTCACATACGGTAAAAAGAATATGGAGGTCGCCAAAGGGAAGTTTCTTTTCCAAAAGAGTTCTTACTGCCTCGATGATGATGACGACACCCGATTTGTCATCGGAGCCCAATATGGTATCCCCTGACGAGTAGATTACGCCGTCCCTGATAAGAGGTTTTACTCCCCTGCCCGGTGATACCGTATCGATGTGGGCATTCAAAAGAAGCGGAGGGGCCTTGTCGGTATTTCCCTTTATTTTGGCCAGGAGATTTCCTGCGTTTCCCCCCGTTTTTTCAGCTGCCCCGTCTTCCCTGACCTGAGCGCCCAGTTCTGTTAAAACCGACTTAAGGTAGTCGACGATTTTTCTTTCATCTTTTGAAGGGCTGTCAATGGTAACGAGACGAATAAATTCATCAATGAGCCTTTCCCTGTTGATCATATGGAGTGTCCTTGTATTGCTTTGTTTATAGTAGCTGAGCGAATGGTACATAGAAATGTTATATCTTGCAAGTTGAATCGTAAAATATCACTTTTAAATCGGAAAGGATAAAGGGATTGCCCTTTTTCGGTTAACGGCATAAAAGGCCGGGAATTGCCTTGCTTTATCCCTTCAGGCTATTTGCCTTGCCGCCCTATTTCTCTTTTGATATTCTTGAATGATTCTGTTCCTTTTTCTTTTTTTACCGGTGATTTATGAAATTACGAATAAAAACGAAAATACTGGTCATCATGCTGGTCGTTGCCTTTATTCCCGGACTTGTCGGTATTTCATCGACCTATCTCAAAGGCTCACGGGTTTTCAAGCGTTCCATGGGACTTAAGTTCATGGAAATATCCCGCCATATGTCGTTGGCATTGAAGCTGCGAATAGAGAATGAGGGTTCGGAAGCGGAGCTTCTTGCCGCCAATCCCGCTATCAGGGAATTTATTGAAAGCGGGCGGAATAATGAAGTGGTGAGCGGTCTTCTCGCCATTGAAAATAAAGAAGAGGGCCATCTCTTTACGGGTTTGTTTGACGTCGCCGGCAAGGGACTTGTCAATGGCGGGAAGGATGACTTCCTGAAAAATCTCGACCCCCGCACAATTTCACAACTGGATGCTTCTCCTGAGCCTTTTTTTCTGGGAGCGCCTTTCAGGAGAGGCGAAAAGGGTTTTTATGTGTTGCCTGTTTATGCGGCCATAAGAAGTAACGACGGAAAGGATTTAACAGGAGCGCTTGCCATATTTATAGAGATTAACGCTGCATTTTTCGGAAAAAACTTTCTCTCCTCCGGAGAATCAGGACGTGTAAATGTGGTCGGCCCGGATGGGACGGTCCTTTATGATCCCCGGGATTCAAAAATCGGCGGTAAGCTATCCCCCGGCATAGTGGAAAAGGTAAGAGATGATGACGAAGCATGGTTTATCGAAACAGACGATGAGGGGATAGAGTCGGTTATGGCTACTTCTCCCCCCATTTACCGCTTCCATAAAATCATGCTCCGTCATGAGTCCGGCAATAAGCCCGATGACAAGTTTGACAAATTGTATGTCCTGCTTACCCAGCCTGTTGATGAAGCCTTTATCGAACCGATCAGGGAGGTCTTGCTCGGCGCTGCCATCCCCGGATTTCTCTTTGCCTCACTGCTTATTCTGGCAATCTACATGACGCTTAAGCGAATCGTAAGTCCCATAGCTGCCCTTAAAGAGGGCGTCTCCCTTATCGCCGCCGGAAATCTGGACCATAGTATAAACATAAAAAGCGGCGATGAGATAGAAGACCTGGCCCATGAATTCAACAATATGAGCCGGGAGTTGAAAAGCCTTTATACTGATCTTGAAAACAAGGTAAGGCGGAGAACCCTCGATCTTGAGATATCGAACAGGGAACTTGAGAAAGCAAACAGGCTTAAATCGGAGTTTCTGGCCAACATG
Protein-coding regions in this window:
- a CDS encoding M20/M25/M40 family metallo-hydrolase, which codes for MYHSLSYYKQSNTRTLHMINRERLIDEFIRLVTIDSPSKDERKIVDYLKSVLTELGAQVREDGAAEKTGGNAGNLLAKIKGNTDKAPPLLLNAHIDTVSPGRGVKPLIRDGVIYSSGDTILGSDDKSGVVIIIEAVRTLLEKKLPFGDLHILFTVCEEIGLLGAKAFNTSELETSFGYALDSTDSCSVIYAAPAANHIKFIIRGIESHAGLAPENGISAIEIASRAISKMKLGRIDEETTANIGTIRGGSATNIVPGVTIIEGEARSRNADKLKTQTDHMVDCIRKTLVQMNSLSASPLKADLEVEISNDYPLMKLDRKCRPIALAEKSAANLGEKVNLRVGGGGSDANIFNSRGIDVAIIGTGMDKVHSNEERIRIEDMEKAARYLLEIVKENCRS
- a CDS encoding ATP-binding protein; translated protein: MKLRIKTKILVIMLVVAFIPGLVGISSTYLKGSRVFKRSMGLKFMEISRHMSLALKLRIENEGSEAELLAANPAIREFIESGRNNEVVSGLLAIENKEEGHLFTGLFDVAGKGLVNGGKDDFLKNLDPRTISQLDASPEPFFLGAPFRRGEKGFYVLPVYAAIRSNDGKDLTGALAIFIEINAAFFGKNFLSSGESGRVNVVGPDGTVLYDPRDSKIGGKLSPGIVEKVRDDDEAWFIETDDEGIESVMATSPPIYRFHKIMLRHESGNKPDDKFDKLYVLLTQPVDEAFIEPIREVLLGAAIPGFLFASLLILAIYMTLKRIVSPIAALKEGVSLIAAGNLDHSINIKSGDEIEDLAHEFNNMSRELKSLYTDLENKVRRRTLDLEISNRELEKANRLKSEFLANMSHELRTPLNSIIGFSEVLIDGLYGEINKKQEKYLNNILISGKHLLELINTILDLSKIEAGQMKLVYEAFDLREIVEAVESVMRQQAETKNIHLGLAIDEGASLIMADRLKFKQILYNLLGNAVKFTPRGGKVSLTVKREKDSILISVSDSGPGIREGEADLIFEAFRQSDGSHRRDFQGTGLGLTLSKKFVELHGGKISLTSEEGKGSTFTFTIPVKITG